A section of the Apostichopus japonicus isolate 1M-3 chromosome 1, ASM3797524v1, whole genome shotgun sequence genome encodes:
- the LOC139970004 gene encoding solute carrier family 35 member F4-like isoform X2, with product MEDSERTQILRADEGHRQVTNSMDSRKLFFGFLIVIGIAVSWVGATQFSQSTYSPTFFAPLFNVWFSTTWMIICYPVFQVGVWIIRPWPSMTTKDVFRNSAQVFGRSGLNVKTFCAFVIPFTICWFITNYMYVWALGLIAAADVTALFSSNTAFIYIFSWLWLQERLALLPAKGTSVLLSILGIVLISYAEGFEGPSLKGSILSVASAIGAAIYKVLFKRYVGDANYGQVSLFLTLLGLFNAFVLWPSILAVYYTGFEYWDWNDMPWDYLCGSAAMSVVFNFLINFGIAVTFPLFIALGTVVGIPLNAVVDLIFRDNSFGPYKIGGTACIILGFLIMLMPEKWQEMASCCYVRTVPAEGTTPSAGAQEDSERTQDHRTSPNGKV from the exons atggagGATTCAGAGAGGACTCAGATTTTACGGGCAGATGAAGGTCACAGGCAGGTCACTAACTCCATGGACTCAAGAAAGCTCTTCTTTGGTTTTCTCATCGTTATCGGGATCGCTGTATCGTGGGTCGGTGCAACTCAATTCTCTCAGAGTACATATTCACCGACTTTCTTCGCTCCACTTTTCAACGTCTGGTTCTCTACAACGTGGATGATCATTTGTTATCCTGTCTTTCAAGTTGGCGTCTGGATAATACGTCCTTGGCCTTCCATGACGACCAAAGATGTCTTCAG GAATTCTGCTCAAGTATTTGGCAGGTCGGGCCTAAACGTTAAGACCTTTTGCGCTTTCGTCATTCCTTTCACCATATGTTGGTTCATCACCAACTACATGTACGTTTGGGCCTTGGGACTCATAGCTGCTGCTGATGTCACTGCTCTGTTCTCTAGTAACACTGCCTTTATTTATATCTTCTCCTGGCTTTGGTTACAAGAAAGGTTAGCCTTGCTTCCTGCAAAG GGAACATCAGTACTGTTGTCAATTCTTGGTATTGTCTTAATTTCGTATGCGGAAGGGTTTGAAGGACCCAGTCTGAAAGGTTCTATATTATCGGTTGCGTCGGCAATAGGGGCAGCCATCTACAAG GTGCTTTTCAAACGCTACGTGGGTGACGCCAACTACGGTCAAGTCTCACTGTTCTTGACCCTTCTTGGATTATTCAATGCATTTGTGCTGTGGCCATCAATTCTGGCTGTTTACTACACAGGATTTGAGTACTGGGATTGGAATGACATGCCATGGGATTACCTCTGTGGCAGTGCTGCCATGTCAGTAG TCTTCAACTTCTTGATCAATTTTGGAATAGCTGTTACCTTTCCTCTCTTTATTGCTCTTGGAACTGTGGTTGGAATTCCGCTCAATGCTG TGGTGGACCTGATCTTCCGAGACAACTCGTTTGGACCCTACAAGATTGGTGGCACTGCTTGCATCATTCTGGGATTCCTGATTATGTTGATGCCAGAGAAGTGGCAAGAGATGGCATCTTGCTGTTATGTGAGAACGGTTCCAGCGGAAGGCACCACCCCATCAGCAGGGGCACAAGAAGACAGTGAGAGGACACAGGATCATCGTACGTCGCCGAATGGAAAAGTTTAG
- the LOC139970004 gene encoding solute carrier family 35 member F4-like isoform X1, whose protein sequence is MEKELESKNGEIPGKTEVIELDSKNTKMEDSERTQILRADEGHRQVTNSMDSRKLFFGFLIVIGIAVSWVGATQFSQSTYSPTFFAPLFNVWFSTTWMIICYPVFQVGVWIIRPWPSMTTKDVFRNSAQVFGRSGLNVKTFCAFVIPFTICWFITNYMYVWALGLIAAADVTALFSSNTAFIYIFSWLWLQERLALLPAKGTSVLLSILGIVLISYAEGFEGPSLKGSILSVASAIGAAIYKVLFKRYVGDANYGQVSLFLTLLGLFNAFVLWPSILAVYYTGFEYWDWNDMPWDYLCGSAAMSVVFNFLINFGIAVTFPLFIALGTVVGIPLNAVVDLIFRDNSFGPYKIGGTACIILGFLIMLMPEKWQEMASCCYVRTVPAEGTTPSAGAQEDSERTQDHRTSPNGKV, encoded by the exons ATtccaaaaatactaaaatggagGATTCAGAGAGGACTCAGATTTTACGGGCAGATGAAGGTCACAGGCAGGTCACTAACTCCATGGACTCAAGAAAGCTCTTCTTTGGTTTTCTCATCGTTATCGGGATCGCTGTATCGTGGGTCGGTGCAACTCAATTCTCTCAGAGTACATATTCACCGACTTTCTTCGCTCCACTTTTCAACGTCTGGTTCTCTACAACGTGGATGATCATTTGTTATCCTGTCTTTCAAGTTGGCGTCTGGATAATACGTCCTTGGCCTTCCATGACGACCAAAGATGTCTTCAG GAATTCTGCTCAAGTATTTGGCAGGTCGGGCCTAAACGTTAAGACCTTTTGCGCTTTCGTCATTCCTTTCACCATATGTTGGTTCATCACCAACTACATGTACGTTTGGGCCTTGGGACTCATAGCTGCTGCTGATGTCACTGCTCTGTTCTCTAGTAACACTGCCTTTATTTATATCTTCTCCTGGCTTTGGTTACAAGAAAGGTTAGCCTTGCTTCCTGCAAAG GGAACATCAGTACTGTTGTCAATTCTTGGTATTGTCTTAATTTCGTATGCGGAAGGGTTTGAAGGACCCAGTCTGAAAGGTTCTATATTATCGGTTGCGTCGGCAATAGGGGCAGCCATCTACAAG GTGCTTTTCAAACGCTACGTGGGTGACGCCAACTACGGTCAAGTCTCACTGTTCTTGACCCTTCTTGGATTATTCAATGCATTTGTGCTGTGGCCATCAATTCTGGCTGTTTACTACACAGGATTTGAGTACTGGGATTGGAATGACATGCCATGGGATTACCTCTGTGGCAGTGCTGCCATGTCAGTAG TCTTCAACTTCTTGATCAATTTTGGAATAGCTGTTACCTTTCCTCTCTTTATTGCTCTTGGAACTGTGGTTGGAATTCCGCTCAATGCTG TGGTGGACCTGATCTTCCGAGACAACTCGTTTGGACCCTACAAGATTGGTGGCACTGCTTGCATCATTCTGGGATTCCTGATTATGTTGATGCCAGAGAAGTGGCAAGAGATGGCATCTTGCTGTTATGTGAGAACGGTTCCAGCGGAAGGCACCACCCCATCAGCAGGGGCACAAGAAGACAGTGAGAGGACACAGGATCATCGTACGTCGCCGAATGGAAAAGTTTAG